The uncultured Mailhella sp. genome segment CTTCCCGCCCGGGACTGGAAGCGGGAGGAAAAGACGCTTGTCGCACTTGACGAAGAACAGGAGCATCTGGCGCTTCAGCTGCCGGCTGGCCGACGTCTTCTTCGCGGTCCGGCGGGCAGCGGCAAGACGCTCGTTCTTGTCCGGAGGGCCGAGGAGCTTTTGAAAAAGGGCAAGGGCGGCCCCATACTGTTTTTATGCTATAATCATGCGTTCGCCGGGTATCTTCGCAGACTGCTTTCGGAAAAGGGTGTTCCTCTCGGCCCGGAAGGCGTGGACGTCGTGCCGGTGTTCGATCTCATGGCCCGCATGCTCGGCGGGCGTCTGGAGGAGAAGGCGCATTCCGAATACTATGAGACGATAGCGGATCTGGTGGTGGAAGAACTGGAAGCCGGAAGAGCGCTTCCCGGATCGTGGAGCGCCGTTCTTGTGGACGAAGCTCAGGATTTTTCCGCAAAGATGGTGCAGTTCGTCAAGCTGCTGCTTCCGCAGGGGGCCTCGCTGCTGGCGGCCATGGATGCGGATCAGCATTTGTACGAGAACAGCGCTCCCGATGCCTGGCGTGATATTCCCGGTATAAAGACGTTCACGCTGAAAAAGCGATATCGTTCCACGCGTCAGATCATGGCCTTTGCCGCAGACTGGCTTGATGCCGACGAGTACGTGTCCGACGAGACTCTCGGCGTTATGGAAGGAGAGATGCCGGAAGTCCGCCATGCTTCCGACAAGCAGGAGGCTGCCGCCTGGGCGGCCGCGGAACTGAGCGAGCGGCGACGGTCCGGTTTGTCTCAGGGGAATATGGCCGTGCTGTACGCCAAAACCGACGGCGATCTTCCGCAGCGGCTTTTGCGGGAGACGGCCCGGCTCGGCATGATGGCCGTATGGCCGGCGGAAGATACCAGAGCCAAGCGGCGCTATGACATCACGGTGGATTCCGTCACGATATCGACCATTCACAGCATGAAGGGCATGGATTTTGCGCACGTGACGCTGATTTTGCCGCGCAGTCTGGCACAGGGGCGGGAAAAGTCGCTTTTGAAGGATATCCCGGCCCGGCGCGACGCGTGGGAAAAGAGAAGAAAACAGCCGGGACAGGACGATCCCAAGAGCTGGCTGTTTCGAGCGCTTGTGTATGTCGGCATGACCCGGGCGAGGCAAAGCCTGTCGGTCATCTGGTATGAGGATGGGGCGAAAACGGCGACTCCGGACCACCGATAGATGTCCAGCCATTGGATGGTTGCCGCGATGCCGGGGGAGGCTCGGTTCGGTGGGGAGGCATAGGCATGCGCGATACTGCGGCAGGGCGCTGTGGGCAGCATGTTGCGGCCTCGACGTTTGCAGGGACGAAGGGTTCTTTCCCGGCAGGGGAGACCGACGTCAGGCGGCCTGACATGGAATATGGGGGGGGGGAGCGTTTCAGAAAAGCAGGGCCGTTACATGTATTGAAATGTCGTTACAGACCACGCCACTGCAAGAGAATGCGGCATCACTCGCGTCGTTTTGGCCTGTTCCGAGGGTATGGGAAAGAGGTCCGGAAGCTTGAATCTTAGTTTTTTATACGAGACAAATAATTAAAGTATTCCTTTAAGGATAACGAAGCATGTCGATGCCTGCCGGAGAGAAAAACAGCGGCCGGTCATTGTCTTTGAAAAAGTCCGGCAGAAATGCGGTTGAGCAGAACACGTTTTTGAGGCAGGGCGAAGGGACTTGCTTGACGAAAAATATTTTGATATCGAAATAAAAAACAGCGCAGGAGCGATCATGAAAAGTTATCCCGGTTTTTCCGTGTCCCCGTCGACGTCCCATACTCATCTGGAGAAGCGTCGCGTGGAACTGTCAAAGGGCGTATGGGCGTTTATCGGCTACAGTTCGTCGAATTTTGCGGCCATAGCATCGGAACACGGCTATATCATGGTGGATACGGGCGACAACGTGCCTCTGGTGCGTCAGGCTCGCAGGGAGATCGAAAGTCTGACGGCGGGACGTCTTCAGGGAATCGTGCTGACGCACAGTCACCTCGATCATCGATGCGGGGGCTCCGTGTTTCTCGAAGATGCGGGCGATGTGCCCATCTGGGGGCATTATGCCTTCGGCACGGAAGCGCGCGACGGCAAGGGGCTGGAAACGATACTTGGTCGGCGCACCCGTCGGCAGTTCGGCTTTGATATTCCGACGGCCATGTACACGCAAAACGCCATGCTTCCGCGTTTTGACGAAGAAGTTCCGGCCGTGCCGATTTCTCCCAACACTCCGGTGCAGGAAGGGCGCACGAAGCTTGACGTGGACGGAGTCACGCTGGAGCTGTACACGATTCCTACGGAGAGCGCAGACATGGTCGTGGTATGGCTGCCGGAACAGAAGGTGCTTTTCGGCGGCGACACGGCGTACGGCAGCTTTCCCAATCTTTATCCTTTGCGCGGCGGAGCTTATCGGGATGTGGAGCGTTGGGCGCGCGGCGTGCGCAGACTTATGGATTTCCCTGCGCAGGCTCTGCTGTGCGGGCACAATCTGGCGCTGTTTGGAGAGGAAATTTCTGATTTTCTGGAGCATTATGCGCAGGCTTTGGAATACGTTCATGCAACGACCATTCGCGGCATGAATGAAGGCATGGGCGTTGATGAACTGGCAGCGACCATAGAGCTGCCTGAAGAGCTGCGGGACTATCCGTATTTGAAAGAATTTTATGGTGCCGTGCCGTGGGCGGTACGAGCTGTTTTTGCCGCCAAGGTCGGCTGGTTTGACGGCAATCCCACGCATGTGATTCCCCTGACGCCGCGCGAGGAGGCGGAAAGGATGGCGCGCCTGGCCGGAGGTGAGGAGAAGCTCATGATGGCGGCCCGCGCAGCGCTGGCAGAAGGGGACTGGCGTTGGGCCTGCCGACTTGCGGACTGTCTGCTGGCTCTTGGAGCGGGGCATGAAGTCGAGCTTCTCAAGGCTGATGCCCTGGAAGCTCTCAGTCATGACATTCTGCCCATTACCGGCATTAATTATCTTCTCACCTGTGCTCTTGAATTGAGAAAAAACTAAGAGCCGCGTTATCGTGAGAGCATGTGAGAAGCGGCAGGCGCGAGGCTTCCCCTTTGGCGGCGTGATGTCGCTGCGGCAGTGCCGATGACACATGCCTATCCGAGAGGCCGGGAAGGCAAGACGTCCTGCACAGGGAAGCTTTTCCGCCTCTCGGAATTTGAATTTAAAGAGCAGGTGAGCTTTTTCGGTCTTCCGAGAGACGCCTGCCCATGCTGCCTGCGCCGGAGAATCCTTGGAAATCGGTTTTCATACGGGCTTCAGACGTATTTGAGGACGAGCGCCTGCAACAGGTCAGATATTTTCATCTGGAGCCTGACCGTCGTGTGCCGGCCACCGGCATTCGGTAAGCTCCATGTGGGTGAATACTGCCCGGAAAGAGGAATCTTCCGGGCTGCAGGCATAGACGCCGAAACGAATTTCATCCTTTGCGTCAAAGAGATGGCAGATGCGCATTTGATGAAAGACACTCCCGTCTTCAGAACATTCGATGCAGAAGTCGTCTTCTCTGCAGCTCAGACGGTACCACATGGACTTTACAGTTGCGGGAATTTCGGTGGTGGCCCAGTCGGAATATCCTCGATTCGTGAC includes the following:
- a CDS encoding DNA/RNA helicase domain-containing protein; protein product: MAMMIPPGPPGDATLGEKRLYRLFEKLPVLFTAWINPSLDGVTADLILYAPKNGLIVFEVKDWTLDQVISADRNEVQLRVGWEVVKRTCPLGQTRMYLNRLKAMFQRPGEKLFLLPLQCGVVFPNMRRAEFMHRRSHDVSIQELADPATTLFGDDLDALEQAHDKGGFFQQFLDVHFARPFAYEHSAGLVQIVRKKLGQSVIAALPARDWKREEKTLVALDEEQEHLALQLPAGRRLLRGPAGSGKTLVLVRRAEELLKKGKGGPILFLCYNHAFAGYLRRLLSEKGVPLGPEGVDVVPVFDLMARMLGGRLEEKAHSEYYETIADLVVEELEAGRALPGSWSAVLVDEAQDFSAKMVQFVKLLLPQGASLLAAMDADQHLYENSAPDAWRDIPGIKTFTLKKRYRSTRQIMAFAADWLDADEYVSDETLGVMEGEMPEVRHASDKQEAAAWAAAELSERRRSGLSQGNMAVLYAKTDGDLPQRLLRETARLGMMAVWPAEDTRAKRRYDITVDSVTISTIHSMKGMDFAHVTLILPRSLAQGREKSLLKDIPARRDAWEKRRKQPGQDDPKSWLFRALVYVGMTRARQSLSVIWYEDGAKTATPDHR
- a CDS encoding alkyl/aryl-sulfatase, coding for MKSYPGFSVSPSTSHTHLEKRRVELSKGVWAFIGYSSSNFAAIASEHGYIMVDTGDNVPLVRQARREIESLTAGRLQGIVLTHSHLDHRCGGSVFLEDAGDVPIWGHYAFGTEARDGKGLETILGRRTRRQFGFDIPTAMYTQNAMLPRFDEEVPAVPISPNTPVQEGRTKLDVDGVTLELYTIPTESADMVVVWLPEQKVLFGGDTAYGSFPNLYPLRGGAYRDVERWARGVRRLMDFPAQALLCGHNLALFGEEISDFLEHYAQALEYVHATTIRGMNEGMGVDELAATIELPEELRDYPYLKEFYGAVPWAVRAVFAAKVGWFDGNPTHVIPLTPREEAERMARLAGGEEKLMMAARAALAEGDWRWACRLADCLLALGAGHEVELLKADALEALSHDILPITGINYLLTCALELRKN